One Euphorbia lathyris chromosome 1, ddEupLath1.1, whole genome shotgun sequence DNA segment encodes these proteins:
- the LOC136202946 gene encoding tRNA threonylcarbamoyladenosine dehydratase isoform X2 yields the protein MVPRDSNNGTPSSNLLTDEIVSEQLTRNIQFFGLEAQHNVTASYVVVIGLGGVGSHAASMLLRSGIGRLLLVDFDQVSLSSLNRHAVATRADVGIPKAECLKKHFLTIFPECHIEAKVLLYDASSEEEILSGNPDFVLDCIDNIDTKVGLLAACVRRGLKILSATGAGARADPTRIRVADIRESTNDPLSRSVRHRLRKDYGIDGGIPVVFSLEKPKAKLLPFKGPSGEEDNPTDYQIVPGFRVRIIPVLGTIPAIFGQVMASYVVTQLAGLQVQTEPVVNFDLDHYRVLHQRLVEYEELLYGTATEVQVDVEEVKYIVKELWHGRSARDQSAKGVGRGMWRSVNELMLVRWDRSKPACVSNLILLKFNEADEHECMSLDDIKEKEAEYFERVTCMLRRAELEFGL from the exons GAACATTCAGTTTTTTGGTCTTGAGGCGCAACACAATGTGACTGCATCATATGTTGTTGTCATTGGTCTTGGAGGTGTTGGAAGCCATGCTGCTTCTATGCTTCTAAGATCTGGAATTGGAAGGCTCCTCCTTGTGGACTTTGACCAG GTTTCTCTTTCATCCCTAAATCGACATGCTGTTGCAACAAGAGCAGATGTTGGTATTCCTAAAGCCGAGTGTCTTAAGAAGCATTTTTTGACAATATTTCCGGAGTGCCATATTGAAGCAAAAGTACTACTGTATGATGCATCTTCTgaagaagaaattctttcagGCAACCCTGACTTTGTTTTGGACTGCATTGACAACATTGATACCAAG GTGGGACTTCTTGCTGCGTGTGTGCGAAGGGGTTTAAAGATTCTATCTGCTACTGGAGCTGGTGCCAGAGCTGATCCAACAAGAATCCGCGTGGCTGATATAAGAGAGTCAACAAATGACCCATTATCCCGATCT GTAAGACATCGTTTGAGGAAAGATTATGGCATAGATGGTGGCATCCCTGTTGTGTTCTCCCTCGAAAAACCTAAAGCCAAGCTGCTTCCTTTCAAGGGACCAAGTGGAGAAGAAGATAATCCTACTGATTATCAG ATAGTACCAGGATTTAGGGTTCGTATTATACCTGTCTTGGGTACTATCCCTGCCATTTTTGGACAGGTCATGGCCTCATATGTTGTGACACAACTTGCTGGGTTGCAAGTTCAGACAGAGCCTGTTGTAAACTTTGATTTAGACCATTACCGTGTGCTACATCAGCGTCTTGTTGAGTATGAAGAATTATTATATGGGACAGCCACAGAAGTACAG GTGGATGTTGAGGAAGTCAAGTATATTGTTAAAGAGTTGTGGCATGGTCGAAGTGCTAGGGATCAGTCTGCAAAAGGTGTTGGTCGTGGAATGTGGCGATCTGTTAATGAGTTAATGCTTGTGAG GTGGGACAGGTCAAAGCCAGCATGtgtatcaaacttaattctctTGAAATTCAACGAG GCTGATGAACATGAATGTATGAGtttagatgatataaaggaAAAGGAAGCAGAATATTTCGAGAGGGTTACGTGTATGCTGAGAAGAGCTGAATTGGAGTTTGGTTTGTGA